From one Triticum urartu cultivar G1812 chromosome 3, Tu2.1, whole genome shotgun sequence genomic stretch:
- the LOC125546200 gene encoding uncharacterized protein LOC125546200, with translation MDGEWWRKKWVAWAAAAAIFVVLMLVTPAIPQDEDYHDFADQRDLFLGIPNTLNVLSNIPFLFVGLAGLILCHYKDYFRLCSQGELWSWTLFYAGVTTVGVGSSYYHLYPNDATLVWDRLPMTIAFTSIVAIFIIERVDDRAGTKSLAPLVIAGALSILYWSFFDDLRPYAIIQFVPCIVIPVMAIVIPPMYTHSSYWLWAAGFYLLAKVEEAADKPIYRWTHDIVSGHTLKHLCAAMVPVFLTLMLAKRTIEPDRVSLLQMWKISWRERGSQDSNTVDVKYDYAAVSTTSEQQ, from the exons ATGGACGGCGAGTGGTGGAGGAAGAAGTGGgtggcgtgggcggcggcggcggccatctTCGTGGTGCTCATGCTCGTCACGCCCGCCATCCCGCAGGACGAGGACTACCACGACTTCGCCGACCAGCGCGACCTCTTCCTAG GGATCCCTAACACATTGAATGTGCTCTCAAATATCCCTTTCCTCTTTGTTGGTCTCGCTGGGCTCATCCTGTGCCACTACAAAGACTACTTCAGGCTATG CTCACAGGGGGAGCTCTGGAGTTGGACACTCTTCTATGCTGGTGTCACTACTGTCGGTGTTGGTTCATCCTACTACCATCTCTACCCAAACGATGCCACCTTAGTTTGGGACAGATTGCCT ATGACGATTGCTTTTACGTCTATTGTGGCCATTTTCATCATTGAAAGGGTTGATGATAGAGCAGGAACAAAGTCCCTTGCACCCCTTGTTATTGCTGGTGCACTGAGCATCCTGTACTGGAG TTTCTTTGATGATCTTCGGCCATATGCAATAATCCAGTTCGTTCCATGCATTGTAATACCTGTGATGGCTATAGTTATTCCACCAATGTATACACATTCAAGCTACTGGTTGTGGGCAGCAG GATTTTACCTTCTTGCCAAAGTGGAAGAGGCTGCGGACAAACCTATATATAGGTGGACACATGACATTGTTAGCGGACACACTCTTAAACATCTATGTGCTGCGATGGTACCTGTTTTCTTGACTCTCATGTTGGCAAAGAGGACAATTGAACCTGATAG GGTAAGCTTACTCCAGATGTGGAAGATCAGTTGGAGAGAACGTGGTTCCCAAGATAGCAACACTGTAGACGTCAAATATGATTATGCTGCAGTTTCAACTACCTCTGAACAACAGTAG